Proteins encoded together in one Miscanthus floridulus cultivar M001 chromosome 16, ASM1932011v1, whole genome shotgun sequence window:
- the LOC136513614 gene encoding protein MAIN-LIKE 1-like isoform X2, producing MDRFPLLDPRFDEHHRARRIENGEVLNVLRPMTHEASTTMVYDERYTPLLKVANLATVARVCRRGTPPFNPAALTALIDRWRPETHSFHLPCGEMTVTLEDVAMILGVKIRGFPVTGDTESEGWQQRVEHFLGRPLAAVEAGKKRRSSGVSLRWLRQQFRECPPNVDAETVTYYCRAYVLHMLGTVLFPDGTGDTASWMYIPCLLNWEDAGNRSWGSAILAFLYRQLCEACRRPGGSHATMSGCITLLQIWMWERLPVGRPHQLDPPQPWFPQGDAVVAPTVAHLYERAHGTYHVSRHAYISFTNELDTLLPQHVQWSPYRRRQVTDLNLSDLCMADEDVWTMRTPLICFYAVEYHLPHRVARQFGRLQPSPPDDFSTGWQLHKFNRQKNKKITNWQLEHHRYIDEWMLMEQNNMGIHAVHRDKAFHDYLVWFGQRTRLQLRPAWTEQDIADIASEDEGNNPYDQATREGRQVEIAPALARASMEIMRTVADQGRALMIPVGDPDEASMLRQHIQRAMHRLRKVAARLGCRRSPDVAVPQQLGAGPSTAHVGGTSSSHGAHGGMTSSSHGATTTTEGGQGHGHYDDEVDEGQGEYDHEYDEIGMSQLGDAPQGTQGPSGSGRPHRTLRPVDRYTPGTYPFGRGKRYARRPR from the exons atggatcggttcccccttcttgatccaaggttcgatgagcaccaccgggctcggaggatcgagaacggagag gttttgaatgtgctgaggccaatgacacatgaggcctctacgaccatggtctacgacgagaggtacacgcccctcctgaaggtggcgaaccttgctaccgttgctcgtgtttgtcgtcgaggcacgccacctttcaacccagcggcgttgacggcgttgatagatcggtggcgtccggagacacacagctttcacctaccatgcggggagatgacggtcactctcgaggacgttgccatgatccttggagtcaaaatccgaggattcccagtgacaggagacacggagtctgaaggatggcagcagcgggttgagcacttcttgggacggcccctagcggcagttgaggctggcaagaaacggcgcagcagtggggtgtccctgaggtggcttcgtcagcagtttcgggagtgcccacccaacgtagACGCCGAGACCGTGACATACTACTGTCGGGCCTATGTCCTCCACATGTTAGGTacggttctcttccctgacggcactggagacacggcgtcctggatgtacattccgtgccttttgaactgggaggatgccggcaataggagttggggctcggctatacttgccttcctgtacCGTCAGCTTTGCGAGGCTTGCCGCCGTCCTGGAGGCTCGCACGCTACAATGTCAGGCTGCATCACACTGttgcag atttggatgtgggagaggcttccagttgggagaccgcatcagcttgatcccccacaaccttggtttcctcaaggagacgcagttgtcgcccctaccgtggcacacctctacgagcgagcccatggaacataccacgtgtcacgccacgcatacatcagcttcaccaacgagctggacacccttttgccacagcat GTTCAATGGAGCCCATATCGGCGGAGGCAAGTAACGGATCTCAACTTGAGCGACTTGTGCATGGCAGACGAGGACGTCTGGACGATGAGgaccccccttatttgtttctatgcagttgagtaccatctccctcaccgtgtagcacggcagtttggtaggctgcagccttctccgcccgatgatttctccaccggttggcagctccacaa gttcaacagacaaaaaaataagaagatcaccaactggcagctggagcaccatcgctacattgatgagtggatgttgatggagcagaacaacatgggcatccacgccgtccatcgtgacaaggcattccatgattaccttgtttggtttggtcaacgaacaaggcttcaattgaggcccgcttggacggagcaagacattgctgacattgcgagcgaggatgagggcaacaacccatatgaccaagctacccgagaaggcaggcaagttgagatcgcccctgcgttagccagagct agcatggagataatgaggacagtggccgaccaaggaagggcattgatgattcctgtgggcgatcctgatgaggcctccatgttacgacaacacattcag cgtgccatgcatcgcctacgaaaggtagctgcacgccttggatgtagacgttccccggatgtggcagtcccacaacagcttggtgctggaccttctactgcacatgttggagggacttcatcttcacatggtgcacatggtggcatgacttcttcttcacatggtgcaaCAACTACTAcagagggtggtcaaggacatggtcattatgatgatgaagttgatgaaggacagggagagtatgatcatgagtatgatgagattggcatgtcccagcttggagatgcaccccaaggaactcaaggcccctccggttctggacgtccacataggacgctcagaccagtggacaggtacactccaggtacctatccgtttgggaggggaaagcgttacgctcgccgtccacgttaa
- the LOC136513614 gene encoding uncharacterized protein isoform X1, with translation MDKLVRLHHGGRIVRTRDDSLEFLDMCEELLIFSETPSLTQLVERVKVKLGWNEGDVHVQFEGVIDVGSSKGPRIKRLLKITNESEWNDYKAVVLASEVRSLDLVVSKESGLGNDNFEAWPSSPAHIGYGPLPEEEILVTQLGYGGDEEENPVADGEGNHDSDEDDDDYVIVDAEEGLDDASGDFSIEDELSDEDDLSSEEDFGDARATNRFDMEIAGDDESFVEEIAEDSDDDRPVGRLNLREIEILSRVLPWRDPLVGDFEDLSHGHRAVADGGQSDTTVPDVSGCLIIRKGILFATMDELKSWLQEYSIVHNRPFRVINSFKEKRYTVACEEQQCGWRVCARKTKAGKWKITSVKQPHVCATAEAEENHLQLNSRFIARQLCPVVKHMPTITVSALVEIIFQRYNYYVKYGKAWRAKQRALEIIFGNWEEAYERLPVMLNAMRAVNPGMHFEYLPKEGETRNGSQVFGRAFWAFGQSIEAFKHCRPVVSIDGTFLTGKFEGTMLICIGTDAEDQLVPLAFAIVRKEDTDSWCWFLRLVRQVVIGLGRDVCVISDRHAGILNAVEQEIPGYGKIHHRWCTRHLAQNLIRRDHTKDNFKLFEEVCRQQEVQLFKDKLDALKLATNVDGRQFLSELMASKDKWSLAYDTGGWRWGFMTSNMAEMFNSLLRGCRGLPVTAIASFTFYKLNSWFVSRKKHARSLWTAGKAWPLLASQELAFSKKKSKRQKGSCFDPINHGYEILEGGGTNIGGEDRGARKHKVVINENKCTCGKPIIYHRPCSHMITACRLRRVDPEVPPRMAAEFSLRNLMSTWNPKFEPYLDESQWPTYDGPKYVADLGLLWKSRGPRRRKRFRMDMDRATKGRSTTSKVGRHFVEDTQKSRCSGCHKPGHNKRKCPELLRQQDGSVPPS, from the exons atggataaattagtgaggttgcatcatggaggccgtattgttaggacaagagatgatagtttggaatttctggacatgtgtgaggagttgttgattttttctgaaacaccatctttgacccagttagtggagcgagtgaaggttaagttaggctggaatgaaggagacgtgcatgttcagtttgaaggtgtcatagatgttgggtcgtcgaagggtcctcggatcaagcggttgctcaaaattacaaacgagtctgaatggaatgattacaaggcagttgtattggcctcagaagtgcgatctttggatttagtagtaagtaaggagtccggcttaggaaatgataacttcgaagcatggccatcttcccccgctcacataggttatggtcctttgcctgaagaagaaatacttgtcacacaactaggctacggtggagatgaggaagagaatccggttgccgatggtgagggcaatcatgatagtgatgaagatgatgatgattatgtaattgttgatgcagaagaaggtttggacgatgctagcggagacttttctattgaggatgagcttagcgacgaagatgatcttagtagtgaagaagactttggtgatgctagggctacgaaccgttttgacatggagatagctggagatgatgagtccttcgtagaggagatagccgaagactctgatgacgatcgccctgttggtcgtctgaatttaagggaaatagagatattgtctagggtcttgccttggagagatccactagttggtgatttcgaggaccttagccatggtcatagggcagtagctgatggtgggcaaagtgatacaactgtgcctgatgttagcggttgcctcatcatacggaagggcatattgtttgctaccatggatgagttgaaatcatggttgcaagagtactccattgtacacaaccgaccttttagggtcatcaattcattcaaggagaagaggtacactgttgcttgtgaagaacaacagtgtggttggagagtatgtgctaggaagacgaaggcaggcaaatggaagattacctcagtgaagcaaccacatgtttgtgccactgctgaggcagaagagaaccatctgcagctcaattctaggttcattgcaaggcaattatgccccgtggtgaagcatatgccaaccattacggtgtctgcattggttgagatcatcttccaacggtataattactatgtcaagtatgggaaagcatggagggcaaagcagcgtgcactggaaataatatttggaaattgggaagaagcttatgagcgcctccctgtaatgttgaacgcaatgagggccgtaaatcctgggatgcacttcgagtatttacctaaggagggtgaaacaaggaatggtagccaggtatttggaagggcgttttgggcgttcgggcagagtatcgaagcattcaagcattgcaggcccgtcgtctcaattgacgggacctttcttacagggaaatttgaaggcacaatgcttatttgtattgggacagatgcagaggaccagcttgtgccattggcctttgcgattgttcggaaggaggacacggatagttggtgttggtttctcaggctagtaagacaagtggtaattggtctgggacgtgatgtttgtgtgatatccgataggcatgctggcattctgaatgccgtagaacaagagattcctggttacggcaaaatacatcaccggtggtgcaccagacaccttgctcagaatcttataaggcgtgatcacacaaaggacaacttcaaattatttgaggaggtttgcaggcagcaagaggttcaattattcaaagataagttagatgccctgaagttagccacaaatgttgatggcaggcaattcttgagcgagttgatggcgtcgaaggataagtggtcacttgcatatgacacgggtggttggagatggggcttcatgactagtaacatggcagagatgttcaacagccttctaagaggttgtcgtggtctgcctgtgactgctattgcctcattcaccttctacaagttgaattcttggttcgtttcgaggaagaagcatgcgaggtctctatggacagcaggcaaagcttggccacttttagcatctcaggaactagctttctcaaagaaaaagtctaaacgacagaagggttcatgtttcgatccgatcaaccatggatatgagattctagagggtggcggaactaacattggtggtgaagaccgtggtgctcgaaaacataaagtagtgatcaatgagaacaagtgtacgtgtggaaaaccgatcatataccataggccttgctcccacatgattacagcctgtcgccttagacgtgttgaccctgaggtccctccccgtatggccgcggagttctctttgaggaacctaatgagcacctggaatcctAAGTTCGAGCCATAtcttgacgagagtcaatggcctacttatgatggccccaagtatgtggctgatcttggtttactctggaagagtagaggacctaggcggcggaagcggttcaggatggacatggaccgagccacgaaaggtagatcaaccacgagtaaggttgggagacattttgtagaggacacccaaaagagccgttgctctggttgccataagccgggccacaataagagaaaatgtcctgaactacttagacaacag gatggatcggttcccccttcttga